GACCTCGGAGACGCGGGCGACCGCGCCGATGATGTCGTCGAGCTGGGAGGCGAAGTGGTCTACCTCTTCGTCCTTCAGCTCCAGACGCGCCAGCCGTGCGAGGTGGGCGACCTCCTCGCGCGTGATGCCAGGCATGCAGCGATCCTCAGGGGTGAGTGATTGGGTTTTGGCCCAATCCTATGGGTCGCGCCGCGGTGCCCGTGAAACGGTTTGCCCCTCCATCCGTACCTCTGTGTGCGGCCGGGTGGCCCGGCGGGCCGCCGGTCCGGCTGGCCGGACGGCCCCGCGGGTGGTCCGGTCTACGTGACCGGGTGGCTGGACGGACGGCCGGAGGGGTGGTCCGGGGAGTGGTCGGACGGGGCGGGCGTGGACGGCGGGAGCGCCGTGGTGGGGCGGTGCCAGCCGTGTACGCCGCGGGCGCGGAGCCACGCCGTCGTCTCCTGCGGCGGCATCGCGGCGGCGACCAGCCAGCCCTGGACGGCGTCGCAGCCCAGGTCGCGCAGGCGCTCCCAGGTCTCGTCGTCCTCGACGCCCTCGGCGACGACGAGGAGGCCCAGCGAGTGGGCGAGGTCCACGGTGCAGCGGACGATCTCGGCGTCCTCCGTGTCCACGGCGAGGCGGGCCACGAACGAGCGGTCGATCTTCAGCTCGCTGACCGGGAGGCGCCGCAGGTGGACCAGCGACGAGTAGCCCGTGCCGAAGTCGTCCAGCGACATCTTCACGCCGTGGCCGGTCAGCCCGGCGAGGGTGTCGGCGGCGCGCTGCGGGTCCTCCAGCAGCACATGCTCGGTGATCTCCAGCTGGAGGGCGCCGGCGGGTACGCCGTGCCGGGCGAGGCGGGCGGCGACGGCTCCCGCGAAGCCGGGGCTGTGGACGTCGCGCGGCGAGACGTTCACAGCGACGGGGACCTCCAGGCCCTGGGCGCGCCAGCGGGCGACCTGGCCGAGCGCCGTCTCCAGGACGTACTCGGTGAGGTGCGGCATCAGGCCGGACGACTCCGCGATCGCGATGAACTCGTCCGGGGGGACGCGGCCGCGCTCCGGGTGGACCCAGCGGACCAGCGCCTCCAGGCCCGCGACATGGCCGTCGAAGCGGACCTTGGGCTGGTAGTGCAGCTCCACCTCGCCCGCGTCGAGGGCGCGGCGCAGGTCGCCGAGGAGGCCGAGCCGGTCGGGGGTGTTGGAGTCGCGCTTGGACTCGTACACCTCGACCCCCGTCCGGTCCCGCTTCGCCTGGTACATGGCGACGTCGGCGCGCTGGAGGAGCCCTTCGGCGTCGAGGGCGTGGTCGGGGAAGACGGCGACCCCGGCGCTGGCCTCCAGGACGAGCGTGAGCCCGTCGAGGTCGAGCGGGGAGGACAGGTCGGCGGCGAGGTGGCGGGCGACGCGCTGGGCGCTGGTGGTGGAGTCGGTGGCCGGCAGCAGTACGGCGAACTCGTCGCCGCCGAGCCGGGCGGCCTCGGCTCCGCGCGGCAGGGCGAGGCGGAGGCGCTCGGCGATCTGGAGGAGGAGGCGGTCACCGGCGAGGTGGCCGAGCGTGTCGTTGACGGACCGGAAGCGGTCGAGGTCGATGAGGACGAGCGCGGCGCGCCGGTTGTCGGCCTCGGCGGCCTCCAGGGCGGCCCAGGTGCGTTCGAGCAGCCACTGGCGGTTGGGGAGGCCGGTGAGGGGGTCGCGGAGCTGCTCCTCGGCGCGGGCGCGCGCGATCCAGAGTGTGGAGTCGAGGGCGATTAAGGGCACGGCGAACAGCGGCAGCAGGACCGGGAGGGAGACGGCGACGACGCAGATGAGCGGGGCGATGCCGAGCAGGGCGACGGCGACGAGGCCCTGCCGCAGCAGCGCCGTGCGGGCGGCGGTGGGCAGGCCGCCGCCGGGCGGGGCGAGGGTGTACCACAGGACGAGCCGGGTCACCACCAGGTACGTCCCGGCGGCGAGGGCGACTTCCGGTACGGCGGCGATCCCCCATTCGAGGGGCTGCCAGGGCCGTTCGACGGACGGCACGTCACCGAACGCGGCGAGGACGAGCGCGGCGCCGCCGATGCCGAGCACGTCGGCGGCGCCGTGCAGCAGGCCCTGCCGCCAGCGGTGCCTGCGGGCGGCGCCGACGAGGACGACGACGGCGAGGCTGACCAGCCCGGCGGGCACCCACCCGTACAGGAGGAGCACGGCGAGGGTGAGGGCGGCGCCGGAGCCGGTGCCGCCCCACCAGCGGTCCCGGCCGAGGGCCACGAGGTGGCCGACGACGATGCCGGTGAGGACGGCCAGGGACCAGCCGGTCGTCCCGCCGGGGAACAGCGCGTGGCCGTCGCTCACCGCGCGGTAGAAGCCGGTGGCGAGCGCGATCGCCGCGAGGGTCACGACGACGGCGGGCAGCCTGGCGAGGACGCCCTCGCGGGCCGTCGCGCATCCCGCTCGCGTACGCGGTCGTGCGACCGGGTCGGCACTCTCGGTCGGTTTCATTCCGTCCCTCTCACAGCCGGCGGTGCCGTTGCCTCTGCCTGGTGATGGCCTGTTGTCATGCCACCACGACTGGACTTCCCACGCGGCCGCGCACGACAGGCGCACGTCACAACAGTAGGCCGCGGAGGGCGTTGACGGGCAGCGCTCTACAGCTCTTGCCCGAATGCGACCCGGCCACCCTTATCCGTCTGATATGCGCTGAACGGGTGACGTTTTCCGGCCTGTTCCGCGCGCTGTTCCCCTACTGTTCGACCGGGACGGCTGCTTCGCGGGCGGCGTCGGGGCCCTGCTCCAGCAGGACGGCGAAGCCGGCCTCGTCCAGAACCGGAACCTTCAGCTGCATCGCCTTGTCGTACTTGGAGCCCGGGTTCTCCCCGACCACCACGAACGCCGTCTTCTTGGAAACGGAACCGGTCACCTTCGCGCCCGCGCTCTGGAGCGCCTCCTTCGCGCCGTCCCGGGTGTGGTTCTGCAGCGTGCCCGTGACGACGACGGTGAGCCCCTCCAGCGGGCGGGGGCCCTCCTCCTCGCCGGTGCTCTCCTCCTCCATGCGGACGCCCGCGGCGCGCCACTTGCGCAGGATCTCGCGGTGCCAGTCCTCCGCGAACCACTGCTTCAGGGACGCGGCGATGGTCGGCCCTACACCCTCGACGGCCGCCAGCTCCTCCTCGGTGGCCTGTTCGATGCGCTCGATGGAGCGGAACTCGCGGGCCAGCGCCTCGGCGGCGACGGGGCCGACATGGCGGATCGACAGCGCCGTGATGATCCGGGCCAGGGGGCGGCTCTTGGCCTCCTCGATGTTCCTGAGCATCGCGAGGGCGTTCTTCTTCGGCTCGCCCTGCTGGTTGGCGAAGACGGTGACGACCTTCTCCTCGCCGGTCTTCGGGTCGCGCTTGGGCAGCCCGCTGTCCTGGTCGAGGACGTACGCCTTGATGGGCAGCAGCTGCTCGATCGTCAGGTCGAACAGATCGCCCTCGTCCACGATCGGCGGCTCGGCGGGCTCCAGCGGGCGGGTGAGCGCGGCGGCGGCCACGTAGCCGAAGTTCTCGATGTCGAAGCAGCGGCGCCCGGCCAGGTAGAACAACCGCTCCCGCAGCTGCGCGGGGCACGTACGGGCGTTCGGGCAGCGCAGGTCGACGTCGCCCTCCTTCATGGGCTTCAGCGGCGTCCCGCACTCTGGGCACTCGGCCGGCATGACGAACTCCCGTTCGCTGCCGTCCCGCAGGTCCACGACCGGCCCCAGGATCTCCGGGATGACGTCTCCGGCCTTGCGGAGCACGACCGTGTCGCCGATCAGGACGCCCTTGGCGCGCACCACGTCCTGGTTGTGCAGGGTGGCGAACTCGACCTCGGAGCCCGCGACCGTGACCGGCTCCACCTGGGCGTACGGCGTGACACGGCCCGTGCGGCCGACGCCGACGCGGACGTCCACCAGCTTCGTGTTGACCTCCTCGGGCGCGTACTTGTACGCGATCGCCCAGCGCGGGGCGCGGGACGTGGAGCCGAGGCGGCCCTGGAGGCGGATCTCGTCGAGTTTGACGACGACGCCGTCGATCTCGTGCTCCACCGAGTGGCGGTTCTCGCCGTAGTACGCGATGAACTCCCGTACGCCGTCGATGCCGTCCACCACGCGGTTGTGCCGGGCCGTGGGCAGGCCCCACTCGTGGAGCAGCTCGTACGCCTCGGACAGCCGGCCGAGGGTCAGGCCCTCCAGCGCGCCGATGCCGTGCACCACCATGTGGAGCGGGCGCGTGGCCGTGACGCGCGGGTCCTTCTGGCGGAGGGAACCCGCCGCGGCGTTGCGCGGGTTGGCGAACGGCTTGTCCCCGGCGGCGACCAGACGGGCGTTCAGCTCCTCGAACTTCTCCATCGGGAAGTAGACCTCGCCGCGGATCTCCACCAGGTCCGGGACGCGGTCCCCCTTCAGACGCTCGGGGATGTCGGAGATCGTGCGGACGTTCGGCGTGATGTCCTCGCCGGTGCGCCCGTCGCCACGGGTCGCCGCGCGCGTGAGGCGGCCCTTCTCGTACGTGAGGTTCACGGCGAGGCCGTCGACCTTCAGCTCGCACAGGAAGTGGTGCCCGGCCGAGCCGACGTCGCGGCCGACGCGCTCGGCCCAGGCGGCGAGCCCCTCGTCGTCGAAGACGTTGTCCAGGGAGAGCATGCGCTCGCGGTGCTGGACGGCCGTGAACTCCGTCTCGTACGTCCCCGCGACCTTCTGCGTGGGCGACTCGGGCGTACGCAGCTCCGCGTACCGCTCCTCCAGCTCCTCCAGGGACCGCAGCAGCCGGTCGAACTCGGCGTCGCTGATGACCGGCTGGTCCTTCACGTAGTACCGGAAGCGGTGCTCCTCGACCTCCTCGGACAGCCGGGCGTGCTCCTCCCGCACCTCCGCCGGTACCACGTCGCGCTGGTCGTGCTGTTCGACAGCCACGTCGATCCTCCCGTTACTCAGGGTTGTCCGCGAGGGACTTCGCCGCCTTGACACAGTGCGCCAGCGCGCGGCGGGCATAGTCGGGCGAAGCGCCCGCGAGCCCGCACGTCGGGGTGATCACCAAGGAGTCCGCGAGAGTCCCCGGATTCAGCCCCAGCCTGCGCCACAGCGTCCTGACACCCATGACGCTACCGGCAGAGTCTGACAACGCGCGGTCGGTGGAGGGCACGACGCCCACGAACAGCTTCGTCCCGCCCTCGACGGCCTCCCCGATCGCCTCCTCATCACGTTCCGTGAGCAGCCCGAAATCGAACGAGATGGCCGCCGCTCCGGCCCGGCGCAGCAGCGCGAAGGGCACGTCGGGGGCGCAGGAGTGGATGACGGAGGGCCCGTCGTGGACGCCCGTCACGTCGCGCAGGGCGCCCTCCACGACCTGCCGGTCGACGGCCCGGTAGGTGCGGTAGCCGCTCGCGGTCCTGACGTGGCCGCGCAGGACGGCGGTGAGGGACGGCTCGTCGAGCTGGAGCACGACCCGGGCGCCCGGCACCCGGCGGCGCACCTCCGCGAGGTGGCCGCGCAGGCCCTCGGCGAGCGACGCGGCGAGATCGCGGCAGGCCCCGGGGTCGCCGAGGGCCGCCTCGCCGCCCCGCAGTTCCAGCGCGGCGGCGAGCGTCCACGGGCCGACCGCCTGGACCTTCAGCAGGCCGGTGTACCCCTGGGTGAACTCCTCCAGCGCGTCGAGGTCCTCGCCCATCCAGGAGTGGGCGCGGCGGGTGTCCCGGCCGGGCCGGTCGCTGATCCGCCAGCCGCTGGGCTCCACGTGCGCGTAGACCTCGACCAGCAGCCCCAGCGTGCGGCCGATCATGTCGGCGCCGGGGCCCCGGGCGGGCAGTTCGGGCAGGTGGACGAAGTCCTCGAAGGACCCGGTCACGGTCCTGGCGGCCTCGCGCGCGTCGCCGCCCGGCATCGACCCGACCCCTGTCGCCGGGCCCCAGTTGATGTCGTCGCTGTGGTTGTTCTCGCTCACCCGGGAAGCGTACGCGCACGTGGCCACCGGCCCGGACGAAGCCACCGGCACGGGCGGAGCCACCGGCGGCCCCGGACGGAGCTATCGGCCCGGACGGACGGTGAGGTCCTGGATCTCCGCGTCGCGCGGCAGGTCGATGGCGGTCAGGACGGTGGTGGCGACCGAGTCGGGGTCCATGAGCCCGGCCGGGTCGTACTCCTTGCCCTCCTGCTGGTGGACCTTGGCCTGCATGGGGCTGGCGGTGCGGCCCGGGTAGACGGACGTGACCCGCACGCCGTGGCCGTGCTCCTCCGCGCGCAGGGCGTCGGCGAGGGCCTTCAGGCCGTGCTTGGACGCCGCGTACGCGGACCAGTCGGGGTTGGCGCGGAGCCCGGCACCCGAGTTGACGAACACGACGTGCCCCTGGGAGACCCGCAGCTGCGGCAGGAGCAGCCGGGTGAGCTCGGCGGGGGCGACGAGGTTCACGTCGAGCTGAGTGCGCCACGCCTTGGTGGTCAGCTCCCCGACCGGGCCCAGGTCCACGACTCCCGCGATGTGCAGCAGCGTGTCGAGCCGGTCGGGCAACTGCTGGTGGGAGAACGCCCAGGACAGCCGGTCCGGGTTGGCGAGGTCCCCGACGAGGGTGCGGGCGCCCGGGTACAGGTCGGCCAGCTCCTTGGCCCGTCCGGCGTCCCGGGCCAGCAGGATCAGCTCGTCCCCGCGCGCGTGGAGGCGGCGCGCGACGGCCGCGCCGATGCCGGAGCCCGCGCCGGTGATCAGGTGTGTGGTCATGGGGGCCATGCTCGCACCCGCGCCGTCAGCGAATCCCGGCGGCCTCTTCCAGGTAGGCGAGCGCGGAGACGCCGTCCTCGGCGAAGAACACCAGGTCGGCGAGGGGCAGCGGGAGGAAGCCCTCCGCCTCCATGCGACGGAACTGCTGCTTGAGGCCGTCGTAGAAACCGGCCGTGTTGAGCAGCACGACCGGCTTGGTGTGCATGCCGTGCTTCTTCAGCTCCAGGATCTCCGTCGCCTCGTCCAGGGTGCCGGTGCCGCCGACCATGATGACGATCGCGTCGGACCGGGCCAGCAGCTCCGCCTTCCGCTCCGCGAGGTCCTTGGTCATGATCATCTCGTCGCAGCCGGGCCGCGCCTTGTGGGCGAGGAACTCCACCGACACGCCGACGAGCCGGCCACCCGCCTGCTGCGCGGCGTCCGCGACGACCTTCATCAGACCGGCGTCGGAGCCGCCCCACACGAGCGTGTGACCGCCCTTGGCGAGCAGCTCGGCGAACTCGCGCGCGGGCCCGGTGTAGCGGTCGTCCAGGTCGGCGGCGGAGAGGAAGACGCAGATGTTCATGGGGCAACCGTACGGGGCGGGGAACCGTGCCGTACGGTCGGCCGTTGCCCTGGTATGACCACTTCGGGGCACCGCATCACGATCGAGCCCGCGGACGGGCCGGTCCGCGTCGTCCGGGACGGCGAGCAGGTCGCGCGGAGCTCCCGCGCACTGGCCCTGCGCGAGACGGGCTGCCCGGTCCGCCTGTACATACCGCCCGAGGACGTGCGGACGGACCTGCTGGAGCCCTCGGACACGCACACGTACTGCCCGTTCAAGGGCACGGCTTCGTACTGGTCCCTGCCCGGCCGCCCGGACGCGGTGTGGGCGTACCTCGACCCGAAGCCCGAAGTAGCCGCCATCAAGGGGCACTTCTGCTTCTACGGCGACGACGAGGGCTGAGCCGGGGAGGGTTGGGCGTCCCGGCCGGGGCCGGAGGGGGGCCTGGACGGTGTTCTTCGGGAATTTCCCGTCCGGAGCGATGAGTTGCGGTCGGCTCCCGGGTCTGCCCCCGTATGGACGATCTGATGACGAGGGCGGTGGCGCCGACCGCGCCCGTCCGGGGGCGGGTGACGTCGGCGGACGGCACGACGATCGCGTACGAGCGGCGGGGCGAGGGTCCGCCGCTGGTGCTGGTGGGCGGGGCGCTGTCGCCGGGGCGGGGCGAGTGGCGGCTGGCCGGGCTGCTGGCGGAGCGGTTCACGACGTACACGTACGACCGGCGCGGACCGGGCGGCGGCGCGGCCGGGCGCGGACCGGGTCGGGAGGTCGAGGACCTGGCGGCGGTCGTCGCGGTGGCGGGCGCGGGCGCCGGGGTGCACGGCCTGTCGTCGGGCGGCGCGCTCGCCCTGGCGGCGGCGGCCGCGGGTGTGCTGCCGGTGGCGAGGCTGTCGGTGTACGAGCCGCCGTACGGCGCGGACGACGACGCCCACGACGGCGTGCCGTCCGAGCTCCTGGCGCGGGTGCGCCAGCGGGTGCTGGTCCTCGACGGCGGGGCCAGCCCGCGGTGGCTGCGGGACGCGGCGCGGGCGGTGGCGCGGGCCCTCCCGCACGCCCGGCACTCCACCCTGACGGGCCAGACCCATGTGGTGGCCCCGCACGCCCTGGCCCCGGTGCTGGCGGCATTCCACACGGGGTGAGCGGGGCCGGCGGGCGGGTCGGGCGGTGCCGGAGCACGCGGGGCCGTGGCAGGACCGGGATCGGCACGGGCGGTGCCGGAGCACGCGGGGCCGTGGCAGGACCGGGATCGGCACGGGCGGTGCCGGAGCACGCGGGGCCGTGGCAGGACCGGGATCGGCACGGGCGGTGCCGGAGCACGCGGGGCCGTGGCAGGACCGGGATCGGCACGGGCGGTGCCGGGAAGGCACCGCGGCCCGCCGCCGGGCGGGGCTGTCAGGCCGTGGCCGGGGCCGTGCCGCGGGCGCGGGTGGTCGTGGCGATGGTGGCCGAGCCGACGACGCGGGTGCCGTCGTACAGGACGATCGCCTGGCCGGGCGCGACGCCGCGCACGGGCTCGGTGAAGGCGACCTTCAGCTCGTCGCCCTCCAGGGAGGCGGTCACCTCCGTCTCGCCACCGTGGGCCCGCAGCTGCGCCGTGTACGTGCCGGGGCCCTCGGGCGCGCGGCCGCACCAGCGGGGCTTGATCGCCGTGAGCGCGGTGACGTCCAGCGCCTCGGCGGGGCCGACGGTGACGGTGTTGTTCACGGGCGAGATGTCGAGGACGTACCGCGGCTTGCCGTCGGGCGCCGGGTGGCCGATGCGCAGGCCCTTGCGCTGGCCGATGGTGAAGCCGTACGCGCCGTCGTGGCCGCCCAGCCGGTTGCCGGACTCGTCCACGATGTCGCCCTCGGCCTTGCCGAGCCGGGAGGCGAGGAAGCCCTGGGTGTCGCCGTCGGCGATGAAGCAGATGTCGTGGCTGTCCGGCTTCTTCGCGACGGCGAGGCCCCGCCGCTCGGCCTCGGCGC
This genomic window from Streptomyces thermolilacinus SPC6 contains:
- a CDS encoding putative bifunctional diguanylate cyclase/phosphodiesterase, encoding MKPTESADPVARPRTRAGCATAREGVLARLPAVVVTLAAIALATGFYRAVSDGHALFPGGTTGWSLAVLTGIVVGHLVALGRDRWWGGTGSGAALTLAVLLLYGWVPAGLVSLAVVVLVGAARRHRWRQGLLHGAADVLGIGGAALVLAAFGDVPSVERPWQPLEWGIAAVPEVALAAGTYLVVTRLVLWYTLAPPGGGLPTAARTALLRQGLVAVALLGIAPLICVVAVSLPVLLPLFAVPLIALDSTLWIARARAEEQLRDPLTGLPNRQWLLERTWAALEAAEADNRRAALVLIDLDRFRSVNDTLGHLAGDRLLLQIAERLRLALPRGAEAARLGGDEFAVLLPATDSTTSAQRVARHLAADLSSPLDLDGLTLVLEASAGVAVFPDHALDAEGLLQRADVAMYQAKRDRTGVEVYESKRDSNTPDRLGLLGDLRRALDAGEVELHYQPKVRFDGHVAGLEALVRWVHPERGRVPPDEFIAIAESSGLMPHLTEYVLETALGQVARWRAQGLEVPVAVNVSPRDVHSPGFAGAVAARLARHGVPAGALQLEITEHVLLEDPQRAADTLAGLTGHGVKMSLDDFGTGYSSLVHLRRLPVSELKIDRSFVARLAVDTEDAEIVRCTVDLAHSLGLLVVAEGVEDDETWERLRDLGCDAVQGWLVAAAMPPQETTAWLRARGVHGWHRPTTALPPSTPAPSDHSPDHPSGRPSSHPVT
- the ligA gene encoding NAD-dependent DNA ligase LigA — encoded protein: MAVEQHDQRDVVPAEVREEHARLSEEVEEHRFRYYVKDQPVISDAEFDRLLRSLEELEERYAELRTPESPTQKVAGTYETEFTAVQHRERMLSLDNVFDDEGLAAWAERVGRDVGSAGHHFLCELKVDGLAVNLTYEKGRLTRAATRGDGRTGEDITPNVRTISDIPERLKGDRVPDLVEIRGEVYFPMEKFEELNARLVAAGDKPFANPRNAAAGSLRQKDPRVTATRPLHMVVHGIGALEGLTLGRLSEAYELLHEWGLPTARHNRVVDGIDGVREFIAYYGENRHSVEHEIDGVVVKLDEIRLQGRLGSTSRAPRWAIAYKYAPEEVNTKLVDVRVGVGRTGRVTPYAQVEPVTVAGSEVEFATLHNQDVVRAKGVLIGDTVVLRKAGDVIPEILGPVVDLRDGSEREFVMPAECPECGTPLKPMKEGDVDLRCPNARTCPAQLRERLFYLAGRRCFDIENFGYVAAAALTRPLEPAEPPIVDEGDLFDLTIEQLLPIKAYVLDQDSGLPKRDPKTGEEKVVTVFANQQGEPKKNALAMLRNIEEAKSRPLARIITALSIRHVGPVAAEALAREFRSIERIEQATEEELAAVEGVGPTIAASLKQWFAEDWHREILRKWRAAGVRMEEESTGEEEGPRPLEGLTVVVTGTLQNHTRDGAKEALQSAGAKVTGSVSKKTAFVVVGENPGSKYDKAMQLKVPVLDEAGFAVLLEQGPDAAREAAVPVEQ
- a CDS encoding methionine synthase: MSENNHSDDINWGPATGVGSMPGGDAREAARTVTGSFEDFVHLPELPARGPGADMIGRTLGLLVEVYAHVEPSGWRISDRPGRDTRRAHSWMGEDLDALEEFTQGYTGLLKVQAVGPWTLAAALELRGGEAALGDPGACRDLAASLAEGLRGHLAEVRRRVPGARVVLQLDEPSLTAVLRGHVRTASGYRTYRAVDRQVVEGALRDVTGVHDGPSVIHSCAPDVPFALLRRAGAAAISFDFGLLTERDEEAIGEAVEGGTKLFVGVVPSTDRALSDSAGSVMGVRTLWRRLGLNPGTLADSLVITPTCGLAGASPDYARRALAHCVKAAKSLADNPE
- a CDS encoding SDR family oxidoreductase, which encodes MTTHLITGAGSGIGAAVARRLHARGDELILLARDAGRAKELADLYPGARTLVGDLANPDRLSWAFSHQQLPDRLDTLLHIAGVVDLGPVGELTTKAWRTQLDVNLVAPAELTRLLLPQLRVSQGHVVFVNSGAGLRANPDWSAYAASKHGLKALADALRAEEHGHGVRVTSVYPGRTASPMQAKVHQQEGKEYDPAGLMDPDSVATTVLTAIDLPRDAEIQDLTVRPGR
- a CDS encoding LOG family protein, translating into MNICVFLSAADLDDRYTGPAREFAELLAKGGHTLVWGGSDAGLMKVVADAAQQAGGRLVGVSVEFLAHKARPGCDEMIMTKDLAERKAELLARSDAIVIMVGGTGTLDEATEILELKKHGMHTKPVVLLNTAGFYDGLKQQFRRMEAEGFLPLPLADLVFFAEDGVSALAYLEEAAGIR
- a CDS encoding DUF427 domain-containing protein translates to MTTSGHRITIEPADGPVRVVRDGEQVARSSRALALRETGCPVRLYIPPEDVRTDLLEPSDTHTYCPFKGTASYWSLPGRPDAVWAYLDPKPEVAAIKGHFCFYGDDEG
- a CDS encoding alpha/beta fold hydrolase; this translates as MTRAVAPTAPVRGRVTSADGTTIAYERRGEGPPLVLVGGALSPGRGEWRLAGLLAERFTTYTYDRRGPGGGAAGRGPGREVEDLAAVVAVAGAGAGVHGLSSGGALALAAAAAGVLPVARLSVYEPPYGADDDAHDGVPSELLARVRQRVLVLDGGASPRWLRDAARAVARALPHARHSTLTGQTHVVAPHALAPVLAAFHTG
- the mnmA gene encoding tRNA 2-thiouridine(34) synthase MnmA, which produces MTETSPRPLRVLAAMSGGVDSAVAAARAAEAGHDVTGVHLALSANPQSFRTGARGCCTIEDSRDARRAADVIGIPFYVWDLAERFREDVVEDFIAEYEAGRTPNPCLRCNEKIKFAALLDKALALGFDAVCTGHYAKVVTLPDGTRELHRASDMAKDQSYVLGVLDERQLAHALFPLGDTVTTKDEIRAEAERRGLAVAKKPDSHDICFIADGDTQGFLASRLGKAEGDIVDESGNRLGGHDGAYGFTIGQRKGLRIGHPAPDGKPRYVLDISPVNNTVTVGPAEALDVTALTAIKPRWCGRAPEGPGTYTAQLRAHGGETEVTASLEGDELKVAFTEPVRGVAPGQAIVLYDGTRVVGSATIATTTRARGTAPATA